One region of Phragmites australis chromosome 18, lpPhrAust1.1, whole genome shotgun sequence genomic DNA includes:
- the LOC133899816 gene encoding germin-like protein 8-7 yields MASSFLLAALLALVFSQAVASDPGPLQDFCVADKHSPVRVNGFVCKDPMVVNADDFFKAANLDKPRDTKMSKVGSNVTLINVMQIPGLNTLGISLARIDYAPLGENPPHTHPRATEILTVLEGTLYVGFVTSNPNKLFSKVLNKGDVFVFPEGLIHFQFNPVYDKPAVAIAALSSQNPGAITIANAVFGSKPPIADDVLAKAFQVEKGTIDWLQAQFWENNHN; encoded by the exons ATGGCCTCTTCATTCCTTCTCGCTGCTCTTCTTGCGTTGGTCTTTTCTCAGGCCGTTGCTTCTGATCCTGGCCCCCTCCAAGACTTCTGTGTCGCTGACAAGCACTCACCTG TGCGAGTGAATGGGTTTGTTTGCAAGGACCCAATGGTTGTGAATGCGGATGATTTCTTCAAGGCAGCCAACCTTGACAAGCCTAGGGACACCAAGATGAGCAAGGTGGGGTCCAACGTCACTTTGATCAATGTCATGCAGATCCCGGGCCTCAACACATTGGGCATCTCATTGGCGCGCATCGACTATGCTCCCTTAGGTGAGAACCCACCACACACACACCCACGTGCCACTGAGATCCTCACAGTGCTTGAGGGGACCCTCTATGTCGGATTTGTCACCTCCAACCCAAACAAGCTCTTCTCCAAGGTTCTCAACAAGGGTGATGTGTTTGTATTCCCTGAGGGGCTCATCCACTTCCAATTCAACCCCGTCTATGACAAGCCAGCTGTCGCCATTGCTGCACTCAGCAGCCAAAACCCTGGGGCTATTACTATTGCCAATGCAGTTTTTGGATCAAAGCCACCGATTGCAGATGATGTATTGGCCAAGGCATTTCAGGTGGAAAAGGGTACAATTGATTGGCTCCAGGCTCAATTCTGGGAGAACAACCACAACTGA
- the LOC133899472 gene encoding germin-like protein 8-7 → CKDPMVVNADDFFKAANLDKPRDTKMSKVGSNVTLINVMQIPGLNTLGISLARIDYAPLGENPPHTHPRATEILTVLEGTLYVGFVTSNPNKLFSKVLNKGDVFVFPEGLIHFQFNPVYDKPAVAIAALSSQNPGAITIANAVFGSKPPIADDVLAKAFQVEKGTIDWLQAQFWENNHN, encoded by the coding sequence TGCAAGGACCCAATGGTTGTGAATGCGGATGATTTCTTCAAGGCAGCCAACCTTGACAAGCCTAGGGACACCAAGATGAGCAAGGTGGGGTCCAACGTCACTTTGATCAACGTCATGCAGATCCCAGGCCTCAACACATTAGGCATCTCATTGGCACGCATCGACTATGCTCCCTTAGGAGAGAACCCACCACACACACACCCACGTGCCACTGAGATCCTCACAGTGCTTGAGGGGACCCTCTATGTCGGATTTGTCACCTCCAACCCAAACAAGCTCTTCTCCAAGGTTCTCAACAAGGGTGATGTGTTTGTATTCCCTGAGGGGCTCATCCACTTCCAATTCAACCCTGTCTATGACAAGCCAGCTGTCGCCATTGCTGCACTCAGCAGCCAAAACCCTGGGGCTATTACTATTGCCAATGCAGTTTTTGGATCAAAGCCACCGATTGCAGATGATGTATTGGCCAAGGCATTTCAGGTGGAAAAGGGTACAATTGATTGGCTCCAGGCTCAATTCTGGGAGAACAACCACAACTGA